A segment of the Necator americanus strain Aroian chromosome IV, whole genome shotgun sequence genome:
GAGAATATACCGCTGACACATCACAAGAGCTCTTTATACATTGGTAGTTCAATTCAAAGTGAACAACCCCCTCCCCATGAATGTCCGACTAAAGGAAAACCActgtttcacattttttgcaGTGAAGCAGTCTTATGGAAATTTCGCGTGGGGCTCTACGCACAGTTCACAGACCTGATGGCGTAGCTTGTGCCTGTCACCGCCGATTGATGAATGACCATCAACTGAGTACAGATGGCGGTGTCTGACACCGCGAGCACTAGAAGGACGTTGAAACGCTGTGCGCCGGTGCAGCCGTGTGGGGAGAAAAGCTAAGGTGCCGTTCTATCGCATCTGTCAACGATGCGAGGAGCCCAAACTGAAATCTCGTAGAATTTTATAACTTTATTGATATGCATAGAGATCATTTACTATGCTCGTACAAGCATGTGACTGTCACGAATGCATATAATAGTAGAAAAGTACAAAGTTCTTGTGGAAATTATCTACCTTTTTTTGGCAAGGTTAAATTTCCCAACTCTTATTTTCCCTCCGACTTTTCCATCCTTGTATTTTTTAGGGTTTCTCTATGGCCCTATTCAccctaaaggcagcattccacgaatttGGAGTGGTGAGGGAATGTGCGGGAAAAACTAGAGCTGGGGTTGTaactaatcgtcgtaaaaaacagcgtgggaacagCCTTATTTCCTGCGATGTACGTTAGgacgctcctctatgcacaCATTCCAGTCCCCTTAGCAGCTTATTAATGTGACTCAGTTAAGTAGGCAGGTGGGAAGGCATCACCGATCTTCAACCGTTCGCACTGCGGGTGTGTGGACAAAGCgttggcgcgttgcaactgatatCGTCCTAAGGAACGTCGTCGTCCACGcggtttcttacgacgaccaGGGAGAgaagagcggaaccacccctgatcccgcaatctacaacctaaCTCTGGATTCTACCGCGGGttccctcatcacgtcagattcgtggttaGCTGCCTTTAACTATTGCTCTCTCAGCCAGCCATTGATTAGGAGCAAATGTAGGAAAATCTTGATGATGGATAAATCTCTAAAGTTCTCACTAATGTTCTCCAAGCCAGAAAGTGTTAGCAATTTCACATAACAACCCCacctatattatttattttccctaTTTTGGACATTAGCAAGCAGGAAAAGGAGTCGCAGAACTAAACCAAAACACTTAAAAGACCGAAAAGTAATATTCGAATACGATTCTCAAAGAGCTGCGTTATGGATTCAACCAAACATGACTTACGGTATGTACAAACACTGCAGCcaaaaatctcacaaaaatttctaatGGTTAACCGCCTTTCGCATTTCAGAGCAGATCATAGGTCTACTCATACCGATATTTTCCTTACCAGATGACTACAAAATCACTTTGACCTACTTAGCGGAAGAATCCTTAACTGTGAGTTCCTAAcgtttaagaaataaaaagcattgaaaaaaggTGAGTTGATCATAATTCTCATGATCTCGGAAATGTGACGTTTTAGGAAAAAGCTGATTTGACTTCAACACATCTCAAAAGGCGCCATACTACCGGTCTTCTCCCAACATCAGGCGTTGTTCTGGTAACGGCAACACCCTAAGCGAAAGAAAAGTGCGCTCTCTGGCGAGAAATgataaaatcattttcaaaattaatgtACTAAGTCAATAAGTGAtgacataaaggataaaggataaagtgcctggcgttagtcaatccgcttgggatgcaccaccacgttcacttcaattcagaatcgtttgaggttcacgaacgtgaaactggcctatacagtgacttgcggtggctagccgatgtgtcaagtcagtgtttttatcctcccagacaagtccggtcaatttatcgaccccgaaggtatgaaaggcttggtgagcactgcaGCGgcttcgaacctccgaccgatcgtacaggaagcggaaaatctaaccgctacactaaacCATCAATCTAATGCAGCctttatttggaaaaacttaaaaatgttgcctttaagcgaGAAGCTTGCGAGATAAGAGAAGACGATTCTTTCGTGATACCATGATCTTTTTGATCTGATCTTTTTGATCgtgatctttttttgtttttttttgtttcccttCTTGAAGCGCGCTGCACTCATCAGTGATTGAAAAGAGATAATCAAAGATCCAGAAATTAAAAACCGGATACAGTCAGAACAGCAAGGGAGCCTTTGGTTCTGACCCCAAACTACTGTCTTCTAGAACGGTATCGTTGCGTCGAATGGATCCGAGAAAATAGAGTGGATCTGGCAGAGATCGCCAATTTCTCACTGAGGCGACAACTTCAAAACGTGAGAGTCAATTCACTGAAAGACTTAGCTGCACTGATCTTCGAAAGCCTACTAGTAGTGAGATGATGGGTTACAAAaccattttgagaaaaaaaaatggtttgaaGGTAAAATTTCGAGACAGTTGCTTAGATATTATgtaaatatatgcatgtagATTACATAGCTTGTACAAAAAGGAATTTCAACAAAGTGTACGTTACCTTTCTcaacaagaaaattaaaaatttgctACGGCACTACACACCAACTTTCAATGAAGTgtgttgaaaatatttcattttgcaaTGGCCACCGGTTGCTAGGCATAAAAACGTCTGTTAAAGTAGAACTAACTGCAACTTGAATTTCCTCGTAACTTCCAcctctttgagaaaaaatatcatatttGAGAAAGCATCAGAGTGCTGCCCAAGCACCGCTAAAACACACAAAGAAgagtcaaaataaaaagatccCACCACAACTGAGAAACTATGTACTTCTACCGAAAGCGTTCGTGGGTCACCCGAGGCCATATAGTTTTTTGATAATGGCAAAAAGGTCTGTTTATCAAGTAAGCCAGCGACTCTCCATCTCTGAGCATACCTAGGAAATCTCCTGTGATCTGGAAAGGAACGACTATTCATGAGAGGACAGCTCGAAATTCTTAGGTTCTTCACTTGCGAGTGCTTGGTCATACACTTACAGGAATTAGCGGAGAAGTTAATTAGAAACGGGGCCAAGTATGTCTGGATATTATGCAAACAACAACTTTTAGACGTTAAGTAAGTAACTCCAGCCAAGCCTCGCCTATGCCAGTTGATATTTCGCATTGTTGATTCCACCAGTCACATGATGGCATCCCAGCATCCCAGACACCAACAGCAAGCGAATATAACCACTTCTACATGCTACGACACAAATCGCAATGCAAGCGCTGATCACGCAGTAAGACTCGCTGTTGAGAAGAGAAGATCCTCCAAGAACTGTTTTGTTATGAATTCCTTAGGGTGCTTTCAGACTCTAAACACAAACTGGTATTCTCGTACTATTTTGTAATGAAACGAGCACTCTGAATTCCGGATATGAACAGTTCAGTGACAAGCAACATTTAAGAGAAATTCGAAGGAGAAACACTTTTTTGCATCATCATTGCATCAACATTAGAGTGTAACTGAAAGCATATTTGACTGATTGGAGTGATTTTCATTGCACGTGTGCGTTCAACTTTATTATGATTCCTTGATTGATCCTTATTGATTGGTTCTGAGATTTCGGCGAAATCACCCGTTTAGAACTCGAGAACCGCTCATTTCCGTAATAAAATTCAATGTTATATGAGGTTAAGGAAAGATTTATAGCAATCAGGGAAACTGGGGTGGTAGTGAGACGCAGTGGACCATGGTATCGACATCATAGGAGATCAAACTGACTGATAGATAGCTGACTATATACACACCTATGGAGAATCAATGAAATTCTATAAATTTCAGTACTCATGCCAGCATAATATATAAGATGAAAGTGTGTGGACATACAAGTACATAAATATACATGagtattgatttttacttTGGCATATGGACAATTCCGTTTCTTCTCCAAGTGCTATTTTCAATAGTCGTAATGCTTCACTAAACAACAAGACTCCTTACACAAGAATTTAGTGACCTCAGGGTCAGAGACTTGCACTTACTCCCCTTTTTGAACGAACGTGCAAAAAAATAGCATTCTGGAGATTTCCTATaaataaatcacaaaatgTAGAAGATTTTTTAGCATGAATTAATGGAAAGCTGCCAGCTAATTGGATGGTTTCTAAACAAAATTGTGGAGCTATCCACACCACTAGAGCCAGAAGGAAGCCTTAAAGAACACATAACAT
Coding sequences within it:
- a CDS encoding hypothetical protein (NECATOR_CHRIV.G15766.T1), which translates into the protein MDNSRSQVSYTGAVSCTSTQQSKSKGRVSSSSSAKTLDEVGEVMPEMQLCDGKCGQMVLVSKMTKLSCAHIFCEGCVDEGRKDHAECAVSASRKRSRRTKPKHLKDRKVIFEYDSQRAALWIQPNMTYEQIIGLLIPIFSLPDDYKITLTYLAEESLTEKADLTSTHLKRRHTTGLLPTSGVVLVTATP